Proteins co-encoded in one Haladaptatus sp. ZSTT2 genomic window:
- a CDS encoding PKD domain-containing protein — MAGVALGGASLIRATGSANAATRESFLLLEGTEHETEVFVTQGEADGPTVLVIGGIHGNETAGYEAAAEIAEWDIESGTLVTIPRANEVAISNDSRIGDGGDLNRQFPTGEEPTTALARAIWSVVEEYEPGTVLDLHESQEIYDGSDLDGVGQTVFHSDGETATRDAEDAVNFVNNNYIDDSTYNFKLGGFSSPDTDPSGLFVHKAARDAGADSFLVETLSTDIALDTRIEWHSVITRRVTGEELFAGDESTPTPTPEPEPKPEPPTAKITTDPANATDVTLEEDTTVQLDASGSEAGSSEIVKFAWDLTGDGATDATGAQTSLTLGECQKYPIVLTATDAEGMTDTTEITLSTL; from the coding sequence ATGGCTGGGGTTGCGCTTGGTGGCGCGAGCCTCATCCGGGCAACTGGAAGTGCGAATGCAGCTACTCGTGAATCATTTTTACTCCTCGAAGGCACCGAACACGAGACGGAAGTGTTCGTCACCCAAGGTGAAGCAGACGGCCCGACCGTCCTCGTGATTGGTGGCATCCACGGGAACGAAACGGCAGGCTACGAAGCAGCAGCCGAAATTGCTGAGTGGGACATCGAGTCTGGAACGCTTGTGACGATTCCCCGCGCGAACGAGGTCGCAATCAGCAACGACTCGCGAATCGGTGACGGCGGCGACCTGAACCGACAGTTCCCGACCGGCGAAGAGCCAACGACAGCCCTCGCACGCGCGATCTGGAGCGTCGTTGAAGAGTACGAACCAGGCACGGTTCTCGACCTCCACGAGTCACAGGAAATCTACGACGGCAGCGACTTAGACGGCGTGGGACAGACCGTGTTCCACTCAGACGGCGAGACGGCCACGCGTGACGCAGAAGACGCCGTCAACTTCGTGAACAACAACTACATCGACGACAGCACGTACAACTTCAAACTCGGCGGTTTCTCCAGCCCCGATACCGACCCGAGCGGCTTGTTCGTCCACAAAGCCGCACGCGATGCCGGTGCGGACTCCTTCCTCGTCGAAACCCTCTCTACGGACATCGCTCTCGACACTCGAATTGAGTGGCACAGCGTGATTACCCGCCGCGTGACCGGCGAAGAACTGTTCGCAGGCGACGAATCCACCCCGACGCCGACACCCGAACCGGAGCCGAAACCAGAACCCCCAACGGCGAAAATTACGACTGATCCAGCGAACGCAACCGACGTGACCCTCGAAGAGGACACGACCGTCCAACTCGATGCCTCCGGCTCTGAAGCCGGAAGCAGTGAAATCGTCAAATTCGCGTGGGACCTCACCGGTGACGGCGCGACCGACGCGACGGGCGCACAGACGAGCCTGACGCTCGGTGAGTGTCAAAAGTACCCCATCGTGCTCACCGCGACCGACGCCGAAGGGATGACTGATACGACCGAGATTACACTCTCGACGCTCTAA
- a CDS encoding winged helix-turn-helix domain-containing protein, translated as MSWTQETQSVDDWDEVSYIISSQYRVIVLAQLADGPSTPSRLASDSDNAISHISRALGQLRRRSLVELLVSEQQRKGRVYGITEDGEKLWDVIDSKGLA; from the coding sequence ATGAGCTGGACGCAGGAGACACAATCGGTAGATGACTGGGACGAAGTCAGCTACATAATCAGCTCACAGTACCGGGTTATCGTTCTCGCACAACTCGCAGACGGCCCCTCAACACCGTCTCGACTCGCCAGTGACTCTGACAACGCGATTTCACACATCTCGCGGGCGCTTGGGCAGCTTCGTCGCCGCTCGCTCGTCGAGTTGCTCGTTTCAGAGCAACAACGAAAGGGACGCGTCTACGGCATCACCGAAGACGGCGAGAAGCTCTGGGACGTTATTGACTCAAAGGGACTGGCGTAG
- a CDS encoding glycosyltransferase family 2 protein has product MYKGKSVGVVIPAYNEQGFVGKVIESVPAFVDHIYVIDDGSTDNTWAEIQAAVSASRTPLAQPMTDGGSNAERVIAIQHGQNRGVGGAIKTGYLRARDDKVDIVTVLGGDGQMDPELLTLVIDPIAEGDAEYVKTNRLLRADHRQSMPRFRYIGNVILTYLTRIASGYWGIGDPQSGYTAISLTALETVDIENMYEFYGYCNDLLVRLNVYKLRVVDVPMPAIYGDEVSHIRYSTYIPNVSKMLFRNFLWRLRVRYLNNGEFSVVGCYTLAVVVGLFALVSIVLGTTGISRPFQALGGLVLISTFTALGMLLDKRANDHLDTALLPVEDGRVDAPPASRSQTP; this is encoded by the coding sequence ATGTATAAAGGAAAATCAGTTGGCGTCGTCATACCGGCGTACAACGAACAGGGGTTTGTGGGGAAAGTTATCGAATCAGTGCCAGCGTTCGTCGACCACATCTACGTCATTGATGACGGCTCTACGGACAACACGTGGGCGGAAATTCAGGCCGCGGTCTCTGCGAGCCGGACGCCGCTCGCCCAGCCGATGACCGATGGGGGGTCGAACGCAGAACGTGTCATCGCCATCCAACACGGACAGAATCGGGGTGTCGGGGGGGCCATCAAGACGGGCTATCTCCGGGCGCGAGACGACAAGGTCGACATCGTCACCGTCCTCGGCGGCGACGGGCAAATGGACCCAGAGCTGCTGACGCTCGTCATCGACCCGATTGCCGAAGGCGACGCGGAGTACGTCAAAACCAATCGGCTCCTGCGGGCAGATCACCGCCAGTCGATGCCGAGGTTCCGCTACATTGGGAACGTCATCCTCACCTATCTCACGCGCATCGCCAGCGGGTACTGGGGCATTGGCGACCCACAGAGCGGCTACACGGCCATCTCGCTCACCGCCCTTGAGACGGTGGACATCGAGAACATGTACGAGTTCTACGGCTACTGCAACGACCTGCTCGTCCGGCTCAACGTCTACAAACTCCGCGTCGTGGACGTGCCGATGCCCGCCATCTACGGCGACGAGGTGAGCCATATCCGCTACTCGACGTACATTCCAAACGTCTCTAAGATGCTGTTTCGCAACTTCCTCTGGCGGCTCCGCGTTCGGTACCTGAACAACGGTGAGTTCTCGGTCGTTGGCTGCTACACGCTCGCCGTCGTGGTTGGCCTGTTCGCGCTGGTCTCGATTGTCCTTGGCACGACTGGCATCTCGCGGCCGTTCCAAGCCCTCGGCGGCCTCGTCCTCATCTCGACGTTCACGGCCCTTGGCATGCTTCTCGACAAGCGCGCGAACGACCACCTCGATACGGCCCTGTTGCCAGTCGAAGACGGGCGTGTTGACGCGCCCCCTGCGTCGCGGTCACAAACACCATAG
- a CDS encoding NAD-dependent epimerase/dehydratase family protein, with product MRDSPISGQTVLVTGGAGFIGSHLVDALAPSNTVRVLDDFSTGRRANLPTNITVIEGDVCDASALTAAMAGVDLVFHEAGFVSVKGSVEAPYFSNLVNANATVAVLEAARENDARVVTASSAAIYGAPETVPITEDAPTAPDSPYGIDKLAGDHYARAYNRLYGLDTVALRYFNVYGPRQTAGDYSGVISTFVDRATNGKPLVVHGDGSQTRDFVHVDDVVQANLLAATTDHTGEAFNVGTGVALSILDLATLIREATGLRAEIQFTDARTGDIQHSCADISRARDHLGYDPQVALDDGLRRLVATNQREQLAE from the coding sequence ATGCGTGACTCACCGATTTCTGGTCAGACCGTCCTCGTGACGGGGGGCGCTGGGTTCATCGGGAGCCACCTCGTGGACGCGCTTGCACCGTCGAACACGGTTCGCGTCTTAGACGATTTCTCGACGGGACGCCGCGCAAATCTACCCACGAACATCACGGTCATCGAGGGCGACGTCTGCGATGCAAGCGCGCTCACCGCGGCGATGGCGGGCGTTGACCTCGTGTTCCACGAGGCGGGCTTCGTGAGCGTCAAAGGCTCGGTCGAAGCGCCGTACTTCAGCAATCTCGTGAACGCGAACGCCACCGTCGCCGTCCTCGAAGCGGCCCGCGAGAACGACGCTCGCGTCGTGACGGCATCGAGTGCGGCCATCTACGGCGCACCCGAAACGGTGCCTATCACCGAAGACGCGCCCACCGCGCCCGACTCACCGTACGGCATCGACAAGCTCGCAGGCGACCACTACGCCCGCGCCTACAACCGGCTCTACGGGTTGGACACGGTTGCGCTACGCTACTTCAACGTCTACGGCCCGCGCCAGACTGCGGGAGATTACAGCGGCGTCATCAGTACGTTTGTCGACCGCGCCACCAACGGCAAGCCACTCGTCGTCCACGGCGATGGCTCGCAGACTCGTGATTTCGTCCACGTCGATGATGTGGTGCAGGCAAACCTGCTCGCGGCGACCACCGACCACACGGGCGAGGCGTTCAACGTTGGGACGGGCGTGGCGCTCTCGATTCTCGACCTCGCGACGCTGATTCGTGAGGCGACCGGCCTGCGGGCGGAGATTCAGTTTACCGACGCACGAACGGGCGACATTCAGCACAGTTGTGCCGACATCTCGCGGGCTCGCGACCACCTCGGATACGACCCGCAGGTCGCACTCGACGACGGACTGCGACGTCTCGTCGCAACGAACCAGCGCGAACAGCTCGCGGAGTAG
- a CDS encoding GNAT family N-acetyltransferase — protein MRIEQLDLSEWEAALPAAGFEVFHTPEALRVIDDHTAAEMQLFGGFNGEEPVALLPTFVKDRSVGRTIMSPPPAMGIPHLGPVLMPNSPKRRKHEQLNQQFTEGVLEELDANSPRTLLRMVCSPSYHDPRPYRWDDFRVSSDFTYHLTVADGSLDSVMSSFSRSLRTEIRRLDDLDLTFSVEGIESAKIIYDDQVARYAEQGETFTLSWEYVRDLLLSLGDRCRVYVARDGTGAYLNGIITLYSNDTAYYWLGGMRASYENVSVNTLLHWAILKDMAEDPALSSITTYDMVGANTKRLCDYKSKFGAHLVPYYVVETNNPLMDVAKTAYNVVKR, from the coding sequence ATGCGTATAGAGCAACTTGACCTGTCGGAGTGGGAGGCAGCCCTCCCCGCGGCAGGCTTTGAGGTATTTCACACGCCAGAGGCACTCCGGGTCATCGACGACCACACCGCAGCGGAGATGCAGCTGTTTGGCGGCTTCAACGGCGAGGAACCGGTCGCGCTGTTGCCAACGTTCGTCAAAGACCGCTCGGTCGGGCGGACCATCATGTCGCCGCCACCCGCGATGGGGATTCCCCACCTCGGGCCGGTACTGATGCCAAACAGCCCGAAGCGCCGCAAACACGAACAACTGAACCAGCAGTTCACCGAGGGCGTGTTAGAAGAACTCGACGCGAACAGCCCACGGACGCTGTTGCGAATGGTGTGTTCGCCGTCGTATCACGACCCACGGCCGTATCGCTGGGACGACTTTCGGGTGTCGTCGGATTTCACCTACCACCTCACCGTCGCTGACGGATCACTCGACTCGGTCATGAGCTCCTTTAGCCGGAGTCTACGCACCGAGATTCGCCGCCTCGACGACCTCGATTTGACCTTCAGCGTCGAAGGCATCGAGTCGGCCAAAATCATCTACGACGACCAGGTCGCGCGCTACGCAGAGCAAGGCGAGACGTTCACCCTCTCGTGGGAGTACGTCCGCGACCTGCTGCTCTCGCTTGGCGACCGCTGTCGCGTCTACGTCGCCCGCGACGGCACGGGCGCGTACCTGAACGGCATCATCACGCTCTACTCGAACGACACGGCGTACTACTGGCTTGGCGGGATGCGCGCCTCTTACGAGAACGTGAGCGTCAACACGCTGTTGCACTGGGCAATCCTCAAGGACATGGCAGAAGACCCGGCGCTCTCGTCGATTACCACCTACGACATGGTCGGTGCGAACACCAAACGCCTCTGTGATTACAAGTCGAAATTCGGCGCGCACCTCGTGCCGTACTACGTCGTCGAGACCAACAATCCGCTCATGGACGTGGCGAAGACCGCCTACAACGTGGTTAAACGATAG
- a CDS encoding class I SAM-dependent methyltransferase, with the protein MYTQTPEAYQEFLRKWYYVLNPKMSWRDRKKTLQTTAQFSGRFFDCQETMQKYEAEFNESIIGPAIYQGMQDLPEGVSLFDAHKDECVRLYALIREYKPAVIVETGVYSGVSTISILAALEANEFGRLYSIDYSHVLSDESAAVDPITEQSYFRGRPSCAEEGTHVLPKGKQPGWLIPADMRDRWELIPGRPQIELPRLLDRLGEIDLFHHDSSHAASSMIFEFELAWQYLRPGGLMVSNHIGWNDAFETFVSEHSDDYGLMTWHYNPGADYPCPGSSGYIVKSAANTNATDSSGVVQSVVHVQPPEQVAEPATD; encoded by the coding sequence GTGTATACACAGACACCGGAAGCCTATCAGGAATTCCTCCGGAAATGGTACTACGTCCTCAATCCGAAGATGTCGTGGCGCGACCGAAAGAAGACGCTCCAGACGACAGCTCAGTTCTCCGGACGCTTTTTTGACTGCCAAGAGACGATGCAAAAGTACGAAGCGGAGTTCAACGAGAGCATCATCGGTCCGGCCATCTACCAAGGGATGCAAGACCTGCCCGAAGGGGTGTCGCTGTTCGATGCACACAAAGACGAGTGCGTTCGACTGTACGCGCTCATCCGGGAGTACAAACCAGCCGTCATTGTCGAAACCGGCGTCTACAGCGGTGTCTCGACGATTTCGATTCTCGCGGCGCTCGAAGCAAACGAGTTCGGACGGCTCTACTCGATTGACTACTCACACGTCCTGAGCGACGAGTCTGCAGCGGTAGACCCGATTACAGAACAGAGCTACTTCCGTGGCCGACCGTCGTGTGCAGAGGAAGGAACGCATGTCCTCCCGAAAGGCAAACAGCCGGGCTGGCTGATTCCAGCCGACATGCGTGACCGCTGGGAACTCATCCCCGGCAGGCCACAGATCGAGTTACCGCGGCTGCTCGATCGTCTCGGTGAAATCGACCTGTTCCACCACGACTCGTCACACGCCGCCTCGAGCATGATATTTGAGTTCGAACTCGCCTGGCAGTACCTGCGTCCGGGCGGCCTCATGGTCTCAAATCACATCGGCTGGAACGACGCATTCGAGACGTTCGTCTCTGAACACTCAGACGATTACGGCCTCATGACGTGGCACTACAATCCCGGCGCGGACTACCCGTGCCCGGGTAGCAGTGGCTACATCGTCAAATCGGCAGCCAACACCAACGCCACCGACAGCAGCGGCGTCGTCCAATCGGTGGTGCACGTCCAGCCACCGGAGCAGGTGGCAGAGCCAGCAACTGACTGA
- a CDS encoding Kelch repeat-containing protein, translated as MTIPPSFSHPTRRSFLTTTGLLFGTLSVAGCSSLIAPPSLDTETSWERGASLSLDRTEVAATTLGTSLYVIGGIEPGRQASRAVERFDPERGSWERAPSLPVGLHHTAAVSVDDAIYVIGGYQNQWDPVNTVYRFDGMAWTERATMPTVRGALSAAAHDGIIYVTGGAGVDGVLSTFERYDTASDSWARGPPMPTAREHLASAVVAGKFYAIGGRTGGLRTNRRTTEVYDPETNEWRAVAGMPTARSGFGATVFDNAIVVAGGEGAGGTIAEVELYVPERDEWLRLPDMPTPRHGLGVTALGNRIFTTAGGPEPGFFYANTVEVLTFEAGSVRPVVKTSQSLVCDLPLLGGLLRGTLC; from the coding sequence ATGACCATCCCTCCATCGTTTTCTCACCCGACACGGCGCTCGTTTCTGACCACGACTGGACTCCTCTTTGGGACGCTCTCGGTCGCGGGCTGTTCATCGCTCATCGCGCCGCCATCGCTCGACACGGAGACCTCGTGGGAGCGCGGCGCGTCGCTTTCGCTCGACCGAACCGAAGTCGCGGCCACCACGCTCGGCACGTCGCTCTACGTCATCGGCGGCATCGAACCCGGGAGGCAAGCAAGCCGGGCGGTCGAACGCTTCGACCCCGAACGCGGCTCGTGGGAGCGTGCGCCCTCGCTCCCCGTTGGACTCCACCACACCGCGGCCGTCAGTGTGGACGACGCCATCTACGTCATCGGCGGCTACCAGAACCAGTGGGATCCCGTGAACACGGTCTACCGCTTCGACGGGATGGCGTGGACCGAACGGGCGACGATGCCGACCGTCCGCGGCGCGCTTTCGGCGGCCGCCCACGACGGCATCATCTACGTCACCGGTGGCGCGGGCGTAGACGGCGTTCTTTCCACGTTCGAACGCTACGACACCGCGAGCGATTCGTGGGCGCGTGGCCCGCCGATGCCCACCGCGCGCGAACACCTCGCTTCCGCGGTCGTCGCCGGGAAGTTCTACGCCATCGGCGGGCGAACCGGAGGGCTGCGCACGAATCGCAGAACCACCGAAGTGTACGACCCAGAGACGAACGAGTGGCGCGCGGTGGCAGGAATGCCCACCGCACGCAGTGGCTTTGGGGCCACCGTGTTCGACAACGCCATCGTCGTCGCGGGCGGTGAAGGAGCTGGCGGGACAATCGCAGAAGTCGAACTCTACGTCCCGGAACGCGACGAGTGGCTCAGACTCCCCGACATGCCAACGCCGCGCCACGGCCTCGGCGTGACGGCGCTCGGAAATCGGATCTTTACGACCGCAGGTGGACCTGAACCGGGCTTTTTCTACGCGAACACGGTCGAAGTGCTGACCTTCGAAGCCGGGAGCGTGCGCCCGGTCGTGAAAACCTCACAGTCGCTCGTGTGTGACCTGCCGTTGCTTGGCGGGTTGCTTCGCGGAACGCTGTGTTAA
- a CDS encoding DUF1616 domain-containing protein: protein MMTDETIWRKVLSQVHVPGMDLAVGLVYLLLSLSFVLYTENSLMRTIIGLPLVLFVPGFVLLLALYPHRFSLETNIDGWVHNDSIEGPLPRFIRTRERGITFGERIALSFGLSIALMPPLAIALSLAGFGLTISTVVGSLSVFITLALFVGSQRRKALAPEERFDIPVKQWVSELSVAVFDTESKLDLALNAVLICAVVVATTGFGYALFVPNYAEEYTEFSLLSQTETGDFVFSGYPTEFQQGVPQEFLIVVENQEGRSTTYNVIVELQRVETADGGLSVVEREELDRYSATVQDKGKWLESHELTPTMTGENLRLSYLLYKGDVPADPTADNAYRHLYVWVDVTASN, encoded by the coding sequence ATGATGACTGACGAAACGATTTGGCGAAAAGTACTCTCGCAGGTTCACGTTCCGGGGATGGATCTAGCAGTGGGACTCGTGTATCTTCTGCTAAGTCTCTCGTTTGTTCTCTATACGGAAAACTCCCTCATGCGAACGATTATCGGTCTTCCGCTAGTGCTGTTCGTCCCTGGGTTTGTTCTATTGTTAGCGCTTTATCCACACCGTTTCAGCCTTGAAACCAACATTGACGGGTGGGTTCACAACGATTCTATTGAGGGGCCACTTCCGAGATTCATCCGTACGCGGGAGCGTGGAATCACGTTCGGTGAGCGGATTGCCCTCTCATTTGGCCTCAGCATCGCGCTCATGCCGCCGCTCGCAATCGCACTTTCGCTTGCAGGCTTCGGACTCACTATTAGCACTGTTGTCGGGAGTCTCAGCGTGTTTATCACACTGGCATTGTTTGTCGGGTCGCAACGACGGAAAGCTCTTGCACCCGAAGAACGGTTCGATATCCCAGTCAAACAGTGGGTTTCTGAGCTGTCGGTTGCGGTTTTTGATACAGAGTCAAAACTGGACCTTGCGTTGAACGCAGTTCTCATCTGTGCTGTCGTCGTAGCGACGACCGGATTCGGTTACGCACTATTCGTCCCCAACTACGCAGAGGAGTACACAGAGTTCTCGTTGCTCTCACAAACCGAAACGGGGGATTTCGTCTTCTCTGGATATCCAACCGAGTTCCAGCAAGGGGTTCCACAAGAATTCCTGATTGTCGTCGAAAACCAAGAGGGTCGATCGACGACGTACAACGTAATCGTGGAACTCCAGCGTGTCGAAACCGCTGATGGAGGACTCTCGGTCGTAGAGCGCGAAGAGTTGGACCGCTACAGTGCAACCGTTCAGGACAAAGGCAAGTGGCTGGAGTCACACGAACTCACCCCGACCATGACCGGTGAGAACCTCAGACTCAGCTACTTGCTGTATAAGGGCGACGTTCCAGCAGACCCGACCGCAGACAACGCCTACCGTCACCTCTATGTCTGGGTGGACGTCACGGCATCGAACTAA
- a CDS encoding asparagine synthase-related protein, translated as MTEETLISYSGYADYPLTRVETDSEIIILEGKLYGSGNIESVLTHVGGMITNERHEELSEWVRETDGDFLIVVYNKASEETHVINDVFARLPVYYATIGDSLIVSRELKFVRTFATESGTPLVVNQLGAAQQLAFGYCLGDRTLFTDVRCLPPGTHLTIADGFKLYRTYQHNFDGRTHADKTVEENGVALASLFKTAVRNRHRPNATTVLSLSGGLDSRAVGGACIATQTPFTTATFDTGDESESDDARVAREIADRLGVEWHSYKTETTDDARDWLLDMKQGMNYLGMAFILSFFEQLREDFPQATYLTGDGGDKVLVDLTPVKSLSSEEALVEYIIEANSRIPLDEAAAIANVTPESIVESVKERLASYPERQFAQRYVHFLIRERGINFLNHGEDRNRYFFWSVSPFYALPVFEYAMNCPDEQKQGQALYKAFLGEFAPELIDIEYPNFGAPITSLEYRAKRFVFDVLSRYPSLRHTVVKRMKDDSIANSAVTREIDAQLSTADLDPLDTDAIAAVTANPGAYRLIELNFLLTLTTIVSDMRTATKHSVTGSPADD; from the coding sequence GTGACCGAAGAGACTTTGATTAGCTATTCGGGCTATGCAGACTACCCGCTCACACGTGTCGAGACCGACTCCGAGATTATCATCCTTGAAGGAAAGCTCTATGGTAGCGGGAATATCGAGTCAGTTCTCACACACGTTGGGGGAATGATTACTAATGAACGTCACGAAGAGCTTTCAGAGTGGGTCAGAGAGACGGACGGTGACTTCCTTATAGTCGTCTACAACAAAGCCAGCGAAGAAACCCACGTTATTAACGATGTATTCGCTCGCCTTCCAGTCTACTACGCTACGATAGGCGACTCACTCATCGTTTCCCGCGAATTAAAGTTCGTCCGGACGTTTGCCACCGAGTCTGGGACGCCTCTAGTAGTGAACCAGCTTGGGGCTGCTCAGCAACTTGCCTTTGGATACTGTCTTGGCGATCGGACACTCTTCACCGACGTTCGCTGTCTCCCTCCAGGAACTCACCTCACGATAGCCGACGGCTTCAAACTTTACCGAACCTATCAGCACAATTTCGACGGGAGAACGCACGCAGACAAGACGGTCGAAGAAAATGGTGTTGCGCTCGCGTCGCTATTCAAAACGGCTGTGCGAAACCGGCACCGACCCAATGCAACGACTGTCCTCTCGCTCAGTGGTGGCCTCGACTCTCGGGCAGTTGGCGGTGCCTGCATCGCCACCCAGACGCCGTTTACTACTGCCACGTTCGACACCGGTGACGAAAGCGAGAGCGACGATGCCCGTGTGGCGAGAGAGATTGCAGACCGACTTGGTGTAGAGTGGCACAGCTACAAGACTGAGACGACAGATGATGCGCGCGACTGGCTGCTCGACATGAAACAAGGAATGAACTACCTCGGAATGGCATTCATCCTTAGCTTCTTCGAGCAACTCCGCGAAGACTTCCCACAGGCAACATACCTCACCGGCGATGGGGGTGACAAAGTGTTGGTTGACCTCACACCAGTCAAATCCCTCTCCTCAGAGGAGGCCCTCGTTGAGTATATCATCGAAGCGAACAGCCGCATCCCGCTCGACGAGGCCGCTGCTATTGCCAATGTCACGCCAGAGTCCATTGTGGAGAGCGTCAAAGAACGGCTTGCAAGCTACCCAGAACGACAGTTCGCCCAGAGATACGTCCACTTCCTCATTCGTGAGCGAGGCATCAACTTCCTCAATCACGGCGAAGACCGGAATCGGTACTTCTTCTGGAGCGTCTCGCCGTTCTACGCGCTCCCAGTGTTCGAGTACGCGATGAACTGTCCAGACGAACAAAAACAGGGACAGGCGCTCTACAAGGCGTTCCTCGGGGAGTTCGCTCCCGAACTCATCGACATCGAATATCCGAACTTCGGCGCACCGATTACTTCGCTCGAATATCGGGCGAAACGGTTCGTGTTTGACGTCCTCTCGCGGTACCCATCACTCCGTCACACGGTCGTCAAACGGATGAAAGACGATTCGATAGCGAACAGCGCAGTCACGAGAGAAATCGATGCCCAGCTTTCGACCGCTGACCTCGATCCGCTCGACACCGACGCGATTGCAGCGGTTACAGCCAATCCCGGTGCCTACCGGCTGATAGAGCTAAATTTCCTGCTCACACTTACCACGATTGTCTCCGATATGCGAACCGCAACAAAACACTCGGTAACGGGTTCACCCGCAGACGATTAA
- a CDS encoding DUF354 domain-containing protein, which produces MKVLFDVNHPAHVHLFKHAIWELEANGVEVLVTSRHKEMTTELLDAYGIEHVPLSGRRPGTLGLFAEWAIREARMLNVARKFKPDVVVGRLNPPLVHVSKLLGARNVIVMDTEIKSAAIDRIYSVITHPFIDVYCTPPSIEPPTDRIDHHLMDFQELAYLHPNYFTPDPSVLERYGVNPEDTYFVLRFAGWDAFHDVGFSGISPETKRELVEYLSAHGKVYITSEGDLPEEFAEYALPLPSHLVHHLLAFADLYVGDSGTMSSEAAILGTPAIRASSMVSHDTESIFHELEHEYGLMFAYADEQAALDKAKELVESPATADEWREKRERLLAEKGDVTTQLVDIIWEAGQAVRPNATDAQTPTPEAQL; this is translated from the coding sequence ATGAAAGTCCTCTTCGACGTGAACCACCCGGCACACGTCCACCTGTTCAAACACGCCATCTGGGAACTCGAAGCAAACGGCGTCGAAGTGCTCGTCACTTCGCGGCACAAAGAGATGACCACCGAGTTGCTAGACGCCTACGGCATCGAGCACGTCCCGCTCTCGGGTCGCCGCCCCGGGACACTCGGGCTGTTCGCAGAGTGGGCCATCCGCGAAGCCCGGATGCTGAACGTCGCCCGCAAATTCAAACCCGATGTGGTCGTTGGCCGACTCAATCCGCCGCTCGTCCACGTCTCGAAGCTCCTCGGCGCACGGAACGTCATCGTCATGGACACGGAAATCAAGTCCGCGGCAATCGACCGCATCTACTCGGTCATCACCCACCCGTTTATCGACGTCTACTGCACGCCACCGAGCATCGAGCCGCCGACCGACCGCATCGACCACCACTTAATGGACTTCCAAGAGCTTGCGTATCTCCATCCGAACTACTTCACGCCCGACCCGAGTGTGCTCGAACGCTACGGCGTGAACCCGGAAGACACCTACTTCGTCCTCCGGTTTGCGGGTTGGGACGCCTTCCACGACGTGGGCTTTAGCGGCATCTCGCCGGAGACGAAACGCGAACTCGTTGAGTATCTCTCTGCTCACGGCAAGGTCTACATCACGAGCGAGGGTGACCTCCCCGAGGAGTTCGCGGAGTACGCCCTGCCGCTTCCCTCGCATCTCGTCCACCACCTGCTCGCCTTTGCAGACCTCTACGTGGGCGACTCGGGTACGATGTCCTCTGAGGCAGCGATTCTCGGCACGCCCGCCATCCGCGCGAGTTCGATGGTGAGCCACGACACAGAAAGCATCTTCCACGAACTCGAACACGAGTATGGTCTGATGTTCGCGTACGCGGACGAGCAGGCCGCACTCGACAAGGCAAAGGAACTGGTCGAATCGCCCGCAACCGCCGACGAGTGGCGCGAAAAGCGCGAGCGCCTCCTCGCGGAGAAAGGCGACGTGACCACGCAACTCGTGGACATCATCTGGGAGGCAGGACAGGCAGTGCGCCCGAACGCCACCGACGCACAGACGCCCACACCGGAGGCGCAGCTATGA